The Streptomyces sp. NBC_00576 genome contains the following window.
CAACGGGGTCGATGTCATCGGCCCGAAGCTGGACGTCTGGCGGGCGCCCACCGACAACGACGACGGCGCTGCCTGGCAGCCCGACGAGCGCTACGGCATGCTCTGGCGCAAGCTGGGCCTGCACCGTATGCAACACCGCCTGGATTCCGTCGAGTTGGGTGAGGACGCGCTGACGGTACGGACCCGGGTGGCGCCTGCGGCGGCCGAGTTGGGCCTGAACACGGTGTACCGCTGGACGTCCGACGGCGACAAGCTGAGGCTGACCGTGTCCGTCGTCCCGGAGGGCGACTGGACGCTGCCGCTGCCGAGGCTCGGTATCCGTCTCGGGCTGTCGGGCGCGGACCGCGTGACCTGGTTCGGCGGCGGCCCCGGCGAGGGCTATCCCGACACCAAGTCGGCCTCCATGCTGGGCCGTTGGGAGACCACCGTCGACGACCTCCAGACTCCCTACGTCCGCCCGCAGGAGAACGGCGCCCGTGCCGACGTCCGCTGGGCGGAGATCGGCGGGCTGCGGGTCGACGGCGACCCGGAGTTCTGGTTCACGGCCCGCCGCTGGACCAGCGAACAGCTCGACGCGGCCGACCACCTCACCGACCTGACGCCCACCGACACGGTGTGGGTCAACCTCGACCACGGGCAGCAGGGCATCGGCTCGCAGTCCTGCGGGCCGGGCGCGCTTGAGCAGTACCTGCTGCGGGTGGCGCCGGCGGAATTCTCGTTTGTGTTCTCCGCCATCGAATGATCGACTGAAATTCCGTCAACTCGCTCCACCCGGAGGGTCAGTGAGCGGCAGTATCGAGGTCCGTGGCCTGTCCCGGACCTTCCACACCACAGTGCGGCGTCCCGGTTTCACCGGGGCGCTGCGCTCCCTCGTCCAGCCGGAGCGGGTCGCGAAGGACGCCGTCTCCGACATCACCTTCGATGTCGCGCCGGGTGAACTCCTCGCCCTGCTCGGGCCGAACGGCGCCGGCAAGTCGACGACCATCAAGATGCTCACCGGCATCCTCACCCCCACGTCCGGCGAGGCACGCGTCGTCGGCGTGGTGCCGTACCTGGAGCGGGAGCGCAACGCCCGCAACATCGGGGCGGTGTTCGGCCAGCGCACCCAGCTCTGGTGGGACCTGCCGGTGCGCGAGTCGTTCTCGATCCTGCGGGACATCTACGAGATACCCGGGCCCGAACACGCCCTACGCCTCCAGGAGTTCGACGACCTGCTGGCACTGTCCACGTTCTGGGACACCCGCGTACGGCATCTGTCGCTGGGCCAGCGGGTGCGCTGCGACCTGGCGGCGGCACTGCTGCACGACCCGCCGGTGGTGTTCCTCGACGAGCCCACCATCGGGATGGACGTGGTGGTCAAGGAGCAGGTACGGGAGTTCCTGCGCCACCAGGTCGAGGAGCGCGGCCGGACCGTGCTGCTGACCACCCACGACATGACGGAGGTCGAGCGGCTCGCCGAGCGGGTCGTCCTCGTCAACCACGGCCGGCTCGTGCTGGACGGCACGCTGGACGAGATCAAGAAGAAGTTCGGCTCGACCTGGCAGGTCCGCGCCACCCTGGCGGACCCGCACACGGAGGTCTCGGCACTCCCCGGCATCGCGCTGCTGCGCCGCGAGGGCCCGCAGGTGGTCTTCGGCCCCGACGGTCCGGACGCCCCGACGGTCCACCAGGCGCTCAAGCGGGTCATCGAGCGGTACGAGGTGACAGACATCGCCCTCGACGAGGCCGACCTGGAGGACGTGATGCGGGCCGCGTACGTCCAGGCCGAGATACCCGAGTCTCGCGGAGGCGGCTGACATGGCCGTCCTGCACTCCTGGCGGGCCGCCAGGGTCACCCCCCTCGGCGAGCTGTACGCCCCGCCCCGGATGACCGCCGCCCTGATCCGGCTGACCGTCCAGGTGGTCCTGGTCGCGTCCCTGTGGAACGGCCTGTACCAGCAGACCGGTACGACGGCCGGCCTCGACCGCGAGCAGGCGGTGACGTACGCCGTCATGGCCGTACTCGCTTCCCGGCTGCGGGAGTTGGACCAGTACGCGGGCCGCGACACCGTGCTCCAGCACATGCACTTCGGCACGATCGTGTACTGGTACCTGCGGCCGCTGCCACCCCAGCGCTACTACGCGCTGCGGGCGCTCGGCGAGCAGCTGTACGGGTTCGCGTGGGCGCTGGCCGGGTTCGCCCTCTGCCTGGCCTTCGGGGTGGTCCAGCCGCCCGAATCGGCAGCTGTGGCCGGGGTGTTCGCGCTCAGTCTGCTGCTCGGCCAGTCGGTTCTCTACTACGTCATGCTCGTCATCGACCAGCTGTGCTTCTGGACGCTGCGCAACGGCGCCGCGATGCTCATCCTGATCTTCGCGCAGAACCTGCTGTCCGGGGTGTACGCACCGCTGTGGTTCTTCCCGGACTGGTTCGTCACCCTCAGCTCCTTCCTGCCCTTCCAGGCCACGCTGAGCGTGCCGCTGTCGCTGTACGTGGGGCGCATCCCGCTCCCGGACGCCGCCTTCCAGCTCGCCGTGCAGGCCGGCTGGATCCTCGTCCTGGCCCTGTTCACCCGGTTCCTGTGGCGGCGCGCCGCCCTCCGTGTCGTCTCCCAGGGAGGCTGAGGCCCGTGAACGGTGTGCGTATCGCGTGGCGCATCACGCGCCTCAACTTCCGCGCCCAGTTGGAGTACCGCTCCGAGTTCCTCCTGATGATCGGGATCGGCGCCATCTGGCAGGTGTCGGTGATCGTGTTCGCGACGGTGCTGCTGACCCGGTTCACCGGGATGGGCGGCTGGGACAGCTCGGAGGTGCTGCTGATCCCGGCGACCCGGATGCTGGCGCACGGCATCTTCGTACTGTTCCTCGGGCGGATGCACGGCATCGGCCGGATCATCCAGGAGGGCGCGATAGACACCTATCTGGTACGTCCGATGCCGGTGTTCCGGCAGGTCCAGCTGTCCTACTTCCCCACCAACGCCATCGGCGACCTGACGGTGGCCGTGGGCCTGATGGCGGGCGCGCTCTCGCGCAGCGACCTGGACTGGACGGCGGGCCGGATCACGTACCTCGTGGTCTGCGTCCTCGGCGGGATGCTCCTGGAGGCGGCCCTGTTCACGGCGGTGGCCTGCGCCTCGCTGCGCTTCCCGGCCGCCGACTACTGGGGCCGCTGGCTGGAGGAGCTGCTCGGCACGTTCGGCAGCTATCCCCTGAACGTACTGCCGAGGGCGGTGAGCGGCTTCCTCACCTTCGGGCTGCCGCTCGCCTTCGTCGCGTACTTCCCGGCAGCGGTACTGACCGGCCACGGCCACGACACGGGCGTCCCGTACTGGCTGGCGGCGGCCTCTCCGCTGCTGGGGGTGGTGGCGTTCCTGGGGGCGCGGCTGCTGTGGCGGTGGAGTCTGGGGCACTACACGGGGGTCAACGGGTGACACCCGTGCGGTGATCCCTTCAGTGATCCGCGCAGCACGGTGTCGGGTCGGGCACCTCGAACGGCACCAGGGTGCCCCCGACGGCGGGCATGGCGGCGAGGACGAGTTCGCCGCCCTGCCACTGCGGTCGGACATGACCATGCGTCACCAGCCGCTGTGCCGGAGGCGGTTGGCCCGGAGTTCCCAGCACCGTCACCCGGTCGATCGCGCTCCGGGCCAGCAACTCCCCCACCGTCAGCGTGCCGGTGAGCGCGTCGGCGCCCGGGTAGACCACCGCGCGGCCCGCCGCGTCGGGCACCCCGGGCGTCACCTCGTAACCCTGGGCTCGGAGCCGCTCCTCGGCGGTGCGCAGGAGCGGCTCCGACGGCAGCGTGAACGACAGGGCCATCCGGGGCCGGTCACCGCGCAGGAAGTGGGTGCAGCCGAACGCGGCCTCCGGGAAGGCGAGTTCGGCCGCGAGGCCGAGGACGAGGTGATCGGCCTCGCGCAGGGCCGACACCGAAGTGCCCGCCCAGAGTGCGTATGACGTCACGAAGGCAGCACCCACACCGGGTTCGAGTAGAACCACAGGTCGCGCCACGGGTCCGCGTCTCCGACCACGTCGATGGCCGGGCCCGCCGGGTCGACCGCAGCGCCCAACGCGCCCACGGCGGACCGGTTGCCGTCGC
Protein-coding sequences here:
- a CDS encoding ABC transporter ATP-binding protein, whose translation is MSGSIEVRGLSRTFHTTVRRPGFTGALRSLVQPERVAKDAVSDITFDVAPGELLALLGPNGAGKSTTIKMLTGILTPTSGEARVVGVVPYLERERNARNIGAVFGQRTQLWWDLPVRESFSILRDIYEIPGPEHALRLQEFDDLLALSTFWDTRVRHLSLGQRVRCDLAAALLHDPPVVFLDEPTIGMDVVVKEQVREFLRHQVEERGRTVLLTTHDMTEVERLAERVVLVNHGRLVLDGTLDEIKKKFGSTWQVRATLADPHTEVSALPGIALLRREGPQVVFGPDGPDAPTVHQALKRVIERYEVTDIALDEADLEDVMRAAYVQAEIPESRGGG
- a CDS encoding ABC transporter permease is translated as MAVLHSWRAARVTPLGELYAPPRMTAALIRLTVQVVLVASLWNGLYQQTGTTAGLDREQAVTYAVMAVLASRLRELDQYAGRDTVLQHMHFGTIVYWYLRPLPPQRYYALRALGEQLYGFAWALAGFALCLAFGVVQPPESAAVAGVFALSLLLGQSVLYYVMLVIDQLCFWTLRNGAAMLILIFAQNLLSGVYAPLWFFPDWFVTLSSFLPFQATLSVPLSLYVGRIPLPDAAFQLAVQAGWILVLALFTRFLWRRAALRVVSQGG
- a CDS encoding ABC transporter permease, which produces MNGVRIAWRITRLNFRAQLEYRSEFLLMIGIGAIWQVSVIVFATVLLTRFTGMGGWDSSEVLLIPATRMLAHGIFVLFLGRMHGIGRIIQEGAIDTYLVRPMPVFRQVQLSYFPTNAIGDLTVAVGLMAGALSRSDLDWTAGRITYLVVCVLGGMLLEAALFTAVACASLRFPAADYWGRWLEELLGTFGSYPLNVLPRAVSGFLTFGLPLAFVAYFPAAVLTGHGHDTGVPYWLAAASPLLGVVAFLGARLLWRWSLGHYTGVNG